Within Flavobacteriales bacterium, the genomic segment CCTCAATGACCGTACAAGCATGGTTCTTACCCTGCTCGTCAAAAATACTGGTCATTCCGACCTTTTTTCCGATAATTCCTGACATCTGGAATCCCTTTTAAATTATCACACTTTGATCTCCACCTCGACCCCACTCGGCAATTCGAGTTTCATCAAAGCGTCAATCGTTTTAGATGATGAACTATAGATGTCCAACAAGCGCTTGAAAGAACTCAATTGGAACTGCTCACGAGACTTCTTATTCACGTGAGGTGAACGAAGCACAGTGAAAATGCGCTTCTTGGTTGGCAGCGGGATGGGACCATTAACGATCGCACCCGTACTCTTCACCGTCTTTACGATCTTCTCGGCAGACATGTCTACCAAGTTGTGATCGTAGGATTTTAATTTGATTCTAATTTTCTGGCTCATCTTTCGACTATATTAAGCAGTCTGTGC encodes:
- the rpsJ gene encoding 30S ribosomal protein S10, whose product is MSQKIRIKLKSYDHNLVDMSAEKIVKTVKSTGAIVNGPIPLPTKKRIFTVLRSPHVNKKSREQFQLSSFKRLLDIYSSSSKTIDALMKLELPSGVEVEIKV